Within Telopea speciosissima isolate NSW1024214 ecotype Mountain lineage chromosome 8, Tspe_v1, whole genome shotgun sequence, the genomic segment AGGTAACTTAAAATTAAGGGAACCAATTTGGtctctaccccccccccccccacccaaaaaaaaaaaaaaaaacccatgctCACCTTCATTTAGAGCTAATTTTAAGCTTCAAAATCTAGCTGCCCCTGTTGTTCTTCACCCAATTGGATTCGGTACAACAATGTAGGAAACGAATAGAAATCGCAGAAACAATATTTGCGTTGTGTTACAACCGCTCATTATCATGCCTCTGTCAGAGTACATAGAATGAACTTGCTACAATATCATAGCAACATTATATATGTACACTTCACCGAAATCCCATATAACCCTAAAAAATTTTCCTCGAGAGCTGCTGCCCCTGAACCCTCCACATGGACTCATCAGTTCGTTGAAGCCCTAGTAACGAAGATAACACACAAGGTGCAATGCCCTATCCTTGAGAGCTCAGTGAGTTCTCAAGGATGATTCCACCATTAGGGAGAATGAGAGAACAAAAGTTAGCAACTTACCGGTGAATATGGGTATTGGGATATACCATACAGTGATGGGTTCAACCACAAATCTAAGGTCATCATTACTCTCCCGTATATGTTGGaggtcaaaaataccctttactATTCCCAAACATCCATCTAAGTGACTATCAgtgaaggaattcctccttCACCATGGCTTAAGGAAACTGGGTCCAAAAATTGAAGTTTGTGATTGCTGAAattgcaaaaaagaaaaaaaagaaaaaaatcaaccaCATGTTCAACCTAATGTAGGCCAGGATGAGCCGTGCATCTTTTCAGATCCAGATGGGCCTATCAGGCCAAGCTTCTGCTAGGGAGGATACCCAAAACTATTCTATGGGTGGGCTGGGCTAAGTAGAGTATGCTAGCTGCCCATTTCCTACCATATGCTTCCATATATTTATCTAAGCCTAAAGCGTATACTGCACGTCCTCATATTCattataatattaattttttgaggagatagaaacaatgatttaaaaaaggccaaatgttctttgtATGGGGGTGCAGGCtctgcctagacacatgggggtgggcgacaTGACCACCCTGACCCctaaatggcaggcccatgtgtttggggccctgggtgcaggctgcactgcggcacagagaacatcacaAAACAACGTGAGAGGGTATATAATCTACCTTGTTTGCtgagagaaccctctcccatctTGCTTTGTTGATAAGTTTAGTTTTATTTACCTGAGCATCCCAATCAGTTCTCCATGTGATGAACATGAGTATTAGCGTCTGTGTCGCGGTCCCACATATCATCCCAGCCCATATACCctaaatatgaaaaaataaaaattatgcaAGTGAGTATTTAGCTCATTATAGAAACTCAAGAAAGTTATAGGTTATCCACAAAGGTTTTATTAAGTTTCTCTTCACCAATGATGATGTGAAGTGAGGTTAtgattgtactatgtgttagtCATCAACTACTATTCCTATTTTTCATGGTCCAAAATAACCTTCACCAGTCCAATTAGAGGGTCAGatagggtggatgaagagatACTCTTCTCGTCACTGTTGGTGGAGAGATACTGCATCCATCCACCAAAATAGTCAATATTTGGGGATGGATAGACTTGTGAGTCACCCCAATTCAATTGAACATTAATAACTAAGCACATTAATTCCTTGAAaaattcattattattatttgggaaaaagaattctaAAAGGCAGCATGGTCGTTGCACCCAAACATAGATGGGGTAAAATGACCGTCCCATTCTCATGAAGCTAGGGCAGTAATGATCGCTCCGTTGATGTTGTCGTGTGCACTTCCATTGGCCCTCGTACCAACGCAGGAGCCACACTATCTTTTGGAGTACCctctcccttattattattattattaggggcactgttctctgtgccgcagcatagGTTGCGCCCAGCCACATGGAGGTggacgcaatgaccaccctaccccttgagTGGctggcccatgtgcctgggcgcagcttacggtgtggcacagagaacattctcccttattattattattattcactTTTCTTTAGACTCCAGTTGTTTACAAGCACACCCTATGCAAAAGGAAatattttcaagtaaaattatTATTCGAAATTTACATATATTTTTTCACATGAATTTTACCTAGAATAACTGCAATTATTTTAAACGGtgattacttaaaaataaacaaagccTAATTAACCCTTGTTATTTAAAATGGAATTAACCTACACCATTACTCCTTGTAATCTTTAATAGGTTCTTTTAGTCAagattttaatttgattaacaaatagatttttatattaattaatatgttttttcttaattttttttaaagaaggtTTAAGACCTCATTAATCAGCATTGATTTCTGGATCAATTGCTATGGATCAAAACAGGAAAAGCCAACCCAATTTCCAGTTCTGATCCCTCTCTtactctctccttctttcttccaaTCAAGTATATATCTTTGTTTGCTTATTTGATTTGCATTTGATCAATATTTCTTGGATCgtgatcttctacggtgcgcCGCTTGTAGTGGCTTGAGCGGCGCACAAATAAGGCACGgtacaatgaccgccttacccccactctggcaaggcgctcgggcaggggtaaggcagtcattgtgcTGCGCTCTGTTTGTGCACCgctcaggccgctacgggcagcacaccgtagaagatctggattgATATTTCTTACCCTAACTTGGAGATTGATCACATAACCGAGATACATTCCTAAAGGAAACCCAACTACATAGTAGCAAAAAATGTTCACACATGCCACCAAGCTTTGCCGACCACAACCGATGGCCACCCCTGCTtggacaaagagagagaaaacaaagtTAAGAACTATGCATTTAGGCTacgtttggaagccaagaaaagaaaaaatataataaaacaaaattaacgATGAGCGcgaatgattgatttatgtaactatctctctcctcaaattcaaatttttttgaatgttttttcttcttttcttgccttccaaacatagccttgaAAAAAGAGTCTAAAACTAGTGTGTTTTAGTAGTACTGCTACAAAGAAAACATGTCATTGCAATAAACGTAAAATGAAAAAGGTGATTGTATTCAAAATAAGGTCGATAATATTCTTGTATTGTTCCCCGATACCCTCTAGAGACCGTCCAAACGCCTCAGTCCCTTGATTGTGGCTGAAGTAAAACCATTTTCATCAAGGAATTGGTGATGGGGAACTTAAAAATgtagaaaaaattcaaaaaatgagaaagaaaaatcacAAACAAAATCAAGGTTTATATGGTCTACCCAAAACAAATCTTTTCATAATTTAAAGAGGGAAAAGGCTCTCTGAGCCTAAAGCGTACACTGTGTCCTCTCATAATGcattattttattgattttttaaggagagagaaattagattttaaaaaaaagataatgtgagagggtgtagagTACCCTGTTTGCTTAAAAggtttaaatttaaaaaataaataaataaattgttagcataattaaaataaaaaagttgtcattacatgaaaagaaataagaaagctTGCCTGAAAGTGCTGCTTGAACACTATTGAGCAAGATAATTGAAGCCAGTAGAACTGAGAGGCTCGATACCTCTTTTGCAACTTCAATGCTACTtgtgaatagaaaagaaatggatttgcCATAAACCAGAGCTAGAATGGAAAAGATGACACCTATAGTTAATGAAATACTTAAGTTTAATTTAATGGTAAACTTTGCTGCCTTTGCATCTCCTTTCCCCAGCTCATTTGCAACACGCACACTACAAAGacataaagaaagaaattatcAGATAACTGGCACACctaattgagagagagagatgtttggCTCACCTACAAGGAGTCTGGATCGTCTCCCCACGTGGGGACGGTCCTCATGCCATCCACATtgtccatggggtgtgggtcctGTAATGCGTCTTGTATTTTATGTACAAAGTGGATGGGATGGGGGCCGTCCATGTGAAGAGTGGATCTAGACCGCACGTGCAAGTACATGCATGCTACACAATGGTCCTTGCCCAACACCTGTCGTATGTTGGACCCATGCAACAAGTAGGTGTACATGCAGTCTGTGAGCGGGGCTCGAAACATGGACAGGAACGTGAAGTACCAATGTACCACTAACTAAGGAGCTCCAGCCCGTCATCCCAAGCCCATCGTCCCAAGAAAATCATACATGGGCCAATCAACTGTTAGTTTCGAGTTTTCCACCAGTTAAGGtgaaagagaatctcttcatccaaggAGATTGAGGCTATGATTGCATTTCCGGAATAGTGATTTCCACCACTTTTTTCTCAGTCCAATTGGGAGGTCAGATCCCATGGATTAAGAGGTTTTTTCTTCATCGTGGATGATTGGGAAAATTTGATCTATTTTTCTATGTTAGTCTCTTAGTATAGTAGGGGAATTTTATCCTGTCTGGCTCTCTACCCGGAATAgttgtccagttcctctcatagggaggcaaAAATGACAACATAACCTCACTCAGGTAGTGTATTCAGACAGGGGGTTAGGTTGTCATTTCcgaccccctatgagaggaaccggagaggataatgatccatAGTAGGGTTTATCCTTCTCCGTTTTATTGTTAGAATGTAAATTTGAGAAGGATGGAGTAAACCGTTTATAATTTTCCATGGAGGTTTTCCATGAAAAACTctcttagcttaggccttgttctTGGTTTGACCTCAAATAAAGTTGAattggagagcaaagatccatgtggtGGATCCCATTCAGTTGGACCATAATGATGTAATGCTAATGTTGTATTACGCCATCTCGAGACTTagagcggaatgttgggcagttaagaaacggTGGCATAGCTAATAAGGGacgatgccctagagtttgtgtcgATGTTGTTTGCCTCCAATGACCCCCCCTTTTTGTTTACTTCTCTATTATTATTTTGCTGTCTttgctaggatccatgtagccgaccccattaagagagagagagtgtgtacCTTGCTGCACTTAAGAATCCAAGGGATACCATATATACCCAAGCATTGATGTTGAGGCTGCAAAGTTCAAATTTTTACTACAAATCATGGCaatcaaacacaaccaaaatccaaaatagaagaaagaaaacatagAGTGTACCAAATAGAGAAGGCTGATACAACAATTTGGGCATTTTTCATGTTGCCTACCAGTAAAACCAGCACTGCACCATTCCAAAACTCAAAGCTATTCAAAAGACAAAAGAGGGATTGGATCAATAAAAATGACCATATATAGTTcatgggctcatgttctctgtgccacagcgcaggctgcgcctagacacatgggggtgggcataatgaccatcctgcctccttgagtggtaggcccatgtgtctgggcgtagcctgcgctgcggcacagagaccATTCTCCCTTAAGATATGGACTTTtagaaagagaaaggaatatTATTTGACTAAGCTTACCAAAGCATTACACCTGAAGATATAGAAAGCTTGAGAAATGGCCATAGTTCATTAAAGGCACTTTTAGAGAAACCGTTCCAAGAATCTTTACACCAACCTCCAAAGATATAGATGAATTGTGTTAAAAGGATCAATAAAAATGACAAGTTCATTGCACCCATGGCACCTGAGACTCCCCAACTCAACCTGTCAACCATTAGCCTAGATAAAATCATACTCAACACAAATGAGATGGCAGATGCCCATCCAACAATCATGATCTTGAGTTGGGCTTGTAAAAATGTTTGTGTGGTTATGCCAATCAATTGgtagaaaaaaagaggaagaaaccaTAGACTCAATTTTCCTGCATGCTTTGTTAACTCCTCTTCTTCACCTAGAAACCTTAGAATTGGAGTTGTGAAGATGAAAGCAGGAAGCATAAAGAGAGAAGCTGTGAGAAGAATAATCCATGACTGTTGCAGGTAGATACCCATCATATGATATTTTCCTGCTCCAAATGCTTGACCACATACAGTTGGGAGGGAACTCCCCACACCTAACTGCATTAGAATTGGAAATGGGTTACTAGCATAAACATTTTGTTAGAAAAAAACGACGACTAGAATGgcgattttgcagaagaaaaaacgaagagaaagagaagaacaatcacacaagacaagatttatgTGATTCACCCCCAAGTaggaaggctacatccatgATCGAGTGATAGAAAGATTTCACTATTTCTGAGAAGCAAAAATACAAACCCTCAAtctcacatctctcaaagagataataacattatataagaaaaccctaacccagaaagtacagaactgcccctagagacccacccagtctggttcgaaCCTGAACCAACATATAgttaaaatacatatcaaatccaCGACCTGCAGAAAAATCACCACAGTACTTTCTGGACTGACTGTGATCAAGATTCATCAATAACACAATTATAatttataagagagagagagagtcttacTAATATTCCATCAACAAATCTCATGATGATACTTTGGACTATTGAAAAAGAAGCAAGTTCTATTTCTCCAATGTGTCCTATATATGCTTGTGTAACAACTAGGATTCCAAACCCTGAAACCCTAGTGACAATGGTTGGTGCTGCAATCTTCCACagcttctttccttcttcccaaATCTTATCCTTTAATtcacttccatttttcttttttgagtaAAGTAAACTTTCTTTGATCCCATCATCCATTTTGATATTTTCACCTAAACAatttaaaaatgaaagaatAAATTAATATATAACAGGGTTATAAGTTTCAAGCAGTCTAAGAACAAATTAATATACAATAGGGTTGTAAGTTTCAAGGAGCCAGATATTTTCATGAATGAAACATGCTTATGTGAGCTCCTAACAACTACATATTTaagatcttttttattttatatttgattattataatactaataaaaCAAAAGCATGTTTTCCCATGAACTCAAATgtatttttgataattttattgaaaatcaaatgtttaaaaaaaagaagttacagGTGTGGAAATGTTAGGTATAATATAGAAGGGTATTATTTTCACTATCTCATAAGCAAGAAGTTAAAGCTTACCCAGAACTCGAGAAGTGCACTAAACCTTATTTTTACtatctttatcaaaaaatagTACATTAAAAAACTCTTAAAATGGGCAAATGCTTCTAAAGAGTCCATACGGATAAACTAATCTAGATGGTCTAAATATCTATCAAACGGTTGATCAGATGGGACTCAAATTTTATATATAGGTCAAGGTCCTGCACGTACTTATCAGGTCTCAGCCCAAACGAAGATCACCAAGTGGAAATAACGCTTTGAAAATGTAGAGACCAATGGAGGATGCATTGACATACATAATTAGCTGAGAAATGCAGAGGTGCAGGAACATATACGGatggatatttgattgaattttgaGTTTAAAGAGAAAATCTCTTCAACCATGGGATCTAAATGTCTGATTAGACTCGAGGAatgtattttctgttttatacaATATGGGCTACGATTTAATAATGACATCCACCATTCATACACTTCAATCATAAAGTCAAACCACCAATGGTGAAGAGAAATGAGTGAAGGAAAATTTATTCcttaataaatgaaatatttaaCTAGCAGGCTTGTACTGGGTTTATTTTGTGGGCCCTAAGGTTCCTTGTTCAAATGTGCAAATGATGCTTTGAGGTTTGAAacatggaaataaaaaaaatggataaataAAAATTGGGAGAAGGATAGGCACACCCGCCTGCGGTTGGCACCAGATCCGGATCCTCTATTTCAGCCCTATCCCTATTGCCGTGCGCCCTACACACAGTAAGGTAGAAAAGgctgccttacccccactcagataggggtaaggcagtcttttCACGCCTTGTTGAGTGTGGGGCGCACATGACAGTACAGGTAGGGCGGAAGTAGGGGACCCCGACACATGGCACCAATGGGGGCGAGGGATGGGTATGAGATATCATACAGGAGAGACAAAAGAGTCACttcaaaaggggaagagagagaaagacacagCGGAGTAATAAAGTTTAGGGCTTATTTTAAATATTCCAGGTGTTAAATTTCAAAGCTAAATTTATCAGATATTTTTTGGGGTATCCTTTCATGACCCATTTGCAGAGGAATAAAAGTCATCTCAAAGGGTATTAGATTCTCTCTTTTCACCCTCTCTTTGAGGCATGCAGTACACCTAATGAAATAGAAGTGTTttatttgtaaaaaaaattgaggaagaattgaagaactaaaaaaggaaaaaaatgagaaagaaaaacattaaAGCAGAAATAAAACTTCAAAGAGATTGAAGATTacaaatcttttgattttcatttccaaaaataaaaaaggaagataAGTAAGTACCTTTGTCTGCTTTGAAGTTTATTTTCTGAGTCACTTTAGATTTTGGATTTCCATTTTCTTCTGCTCAATCTTgcagatgggagagagagagaagatgggtTTTGGTGATTCGAAGTGGAAACAGAGATTGAGGGTTCTTTTTATAGTCTCTGTAGGTcgaatgagagagaaagagccaaaaaggaaaagatttaTTGCTTGATATTAATATCTGAAAATTGAGAGTGGACTCTTTCAACTCGTTTAGACTTTTGAGGGTGTGCAGCATGGTTTGAGGGATCAGTATTGGATTGCCCGAATCATGAGATTCGTATAAGAATCGATCGATGGTGATGTTGATTCTGGGGTGATCCCATATTGATGGATCAGTATTGAATCGcccaaatctgttttttttttattattattttttatttttaagaggGTAAATTTGTTCGATTTGACTCAATTCAAGGAGATTTAGATCAATATCGACCGAGACTGATCCGATACTAAAACAATGGGGTTTGGAGGTAAGACTGCCCCACACAGAAGTCCTTTGGATGGCATGAAATAGCACCACACAGCATGAAGCTTGCAAATAATgccaataaatataaaaaagacaAAGGCAAACACGTAGTATTgagttttctgtttttttttggtaaatttctgTTTCCTTAACAACAGATTTTCCAAGTTTcataagaaaacagaaaaatatgggcagagggttctctgagcaagccaTTGACCCTCTCACGTAAACAATGTTAATTCATTtattgaaggagagagaaaaaataaaataaaatgtgaCTCCGCATCGTGTATACCTTAGGCTCACATTGCctccctttaaaaaaataaaggggcgttgttctctgtgctgcagcgcaagTTGCGCCTAGGCATATGGGGATGGAGATGGACGCAATGACTAACCTACCCTCTGcataggctgcccatgtgcctaggtgcagcctgcgctgcggcacagagaacattctcccaaaaataaaaaaggaaaggaaaaagattGTTATGTTGTCCATGTACAGATTCCTTTATACTTTTCTCACATAAAAAAACAGTGGGGTCTATATTGATACACTCTTTTCTATTCTGATCATGTGGGTCTCATATGGGCACCACGTGGATGATACTATTTTCAACCCCTCAATGATGTAGTGCGCAAATTTCTTTTTATACTGCCTTTCTAGGAAACCCCCCAATTTGCTAGAGAGTAAGACGTTGATTTAACATTTGACGAAATTAAGATACGGAACATGTATAGAAGTGTCAAATTCCAGCCCGAACCGAGCCGAGCTCGACTTCGGTTTGGGTATTCAAAAGAGTAGAAGCGAAATAACTGGATCTACTAAATGGAACaaaaatcgaaccaaaaccgataaaaagatagaaaatcgaaaccgaaaaCCAACTTTTTATTAACTTTTAAAACatattgacaaaaaaaaaaaagaaccgaTGTAAATCCATTAAGAAAACCTAATAAAAGCCATTGAAACCAAAGTTATCGGTTCGGCTTGGCAAGTATTAGTCCAAAATCGATTCAACCCAACTAAAACCATattgaaccgaccaattgacacccctacatgaTCACTTTGTACGTGTACGATATCCCTAGAATGCCACATTCaaggggagagaaaaagaattagTTTGTATTTTAGtcaattatatatttatatgttttcCAAGTCTTTGTTGAAACATGGAACAATAtaataagggcaagagatcgctgcccTATTGTGTAGCCCTTGCAGCAGTGCAAGGATCAATGGGAGTGTGCGTAAGGGCATTTGTCtagatgggattttttattcacTTAAGCGTTGAACAGTAATTCCGTGTGCttctgtgtttgggtgcaagaaTCATGCGATCTgtcaacattctttttcccatataattaTATACAACACATAATTTCTTTAAATTCTTGAACATAATTATTTCTTTAAATTCTTcgatttttttcttcaataaaatattatttaaggCTCCATTTGTTCGCACGTAAATGCATGGAAGTAAAATAAAGTAGGGGATACAGATGCTTGAGCAAGTGATTAGTAAatgtctttttttgttcttcctttttgacTATCTCTGCCATAGGTATGCATATCAGGAGgatcgatcccttgacctcctgggggcaTGCGCTTCAACTAGCAAGCCACCAACCAACTGACCAAGCGGTTGTTTGCAATTGAATGTCTTATATTATATTCTTCTTAATTAACCTTCTCTTTCTGTCTTTTCTAACCTTATTCAATCCAACAGAATGAGATAGGAGAAaaaacctatcaaaaaaaaaaaagagcaaaggGATGAAAGGTGATGAAAGATGATGACGGATGTTAtcacttattatttttttgcttgCTATTGACTTGACATGTAAGATGTACCAATATAAATGGATAGTGTCCAAGTAAATCCCTCTCCCTCTTATTTATCCCTCCCTTAAAGGCATTCATATATTACTCCTCTAGCCTTCCCATTGACCGGCCTCATTTGGAGCTCTACAAGAAGGAATCCTCCTACCATAATTCCACATCCACCATTCCCGAattggaagaaaattttcttagGGTCATTGCTCCATTGTCCAAACCAAACTACTGTTCACAGCAAACAGAAATAGTCATTCTATCAACCTTAGACCAGCTCCCCATACGTGAAGGCTTCACGTATGGTTTCATGATGACACATGTCCCTTTGTTTCCATAAATGCCTCTCCATGTTGCCATTAAAAGTATTTAGCGGGGCAtttgtgaaagaaaaaagacacGTGTTTTCACGAAATCATGCGTGAAGAATCGTTACACTCCATGTACAGGGAATTGACCCGAACTCGCCCTATCCTCTTCCAATTTGCAACAAAATATTTGGAGACCAAAAATTGTTCACCACCAATAGATACGAGTTcggatcctctgcatgtacATATAGAGGAGTTACATTTCACATACACTGGTGGGTTGCCATGTGTCCTATCATGATGAAGTAAGTTCTAaccatttttgtcatttttttaaaatttgttcGGAGAAAGTTTTTCGgcacaccatcctagggttcacaaacccttgtAGAATTTTAGTATGTTTCCAAAATACTTTGCCGATATCCTGCCACGTGCATATGAAGCCCTACAATGatgaatggattcccattcaccattgctgaaggaaaactcggtccttttttttttactgtattatttcccttttttatgtTAGCAAAATTTATGGAAACCCACACTCAATTGTC encodes:
- the LOC122638393 gene encoding protein DETOXIFICATION 20-like isoform X2, encoding MDDGIKESLLYSKKKNGSELKDKIWEEGKKLWKIAAPTIVTRVSGFGILVVTQAYIGHIGEIELASFSIVQSIIMRFVDGILLGVGSSLPTVCGQAFGAGKYHMMGIYLQQSWIILLTASLFMLPAFIFTTPILRFLGEEEELTKHAGKLSLWFLPLFFYQLIGITTQTFLQAQLKIMIVGWASAISFVLSMILSRLMVDRLSWGVSGAMGAMNLSFLLILLTQFIYIFGGWCKDSWNGFSKSAFNELWPFLKLSISSGVMLCFEFWNGAVLVLLVGNMKNAQIVVSAFSICLNINAWVYMVSLGFLSAASVRVANELGKGDAKAAKFTIKLNLSISLTIGVIFSILALVYGKSISFLFTSSIEVAKEVSSLSVLLASIILLNSVQAALSGVAIGCGRQSLVACVNIFCYYVVGFPLGMYLGYVINLQVRGIWAGMICGTATQTLILMFITWRTDWDAQVGKTMTRFNRSILPSSEEVSSDITSHA